In Vreelandella piezotolerans, one genomic interval encodes:
- the ilvN gene encoding acetolactate synthase small subunit codes for MRHIISILMENEPGALSRVVGLFSQRNFNIETLNVAPTEDPSLSRLTVTTVGDDRVIEQITKHLNKLIDVVKLVDLTEGNHIERELMLVKVKALGAARDEVKRTVDIFRAQIVDVTPSLYTVQITGDASKLDAFLQAMAPVGILEVARTGVSGIARGDKVLSL; via the coding sequence ATGCGTCATATCATCTCGATTCTGATGGAAAACGAACCGGGTGCGCTGTCGCGTGTGGTCGGGCTTTTCTCCCAGCGTAACTTCAACATCGAAACGTTGAACGTAGCGCCGACGGAAGATCCGTCACTGTCACGCCTGACGGTCACCACGGTGGGCGACGACCGAGTGATCGAGCAGATCACCAAGCACCTCAACAAGTTGATCGATGTGGTGAAGCTGGTGGACCTCACCGAAGGCAACCACATCGAGCGCGAGCTGATGCTGGTGAAGGTGAAAGCACTCGGTGCCGCCCGCGATGAAGTCAAGCGCACGGTGGATATCTTTCGCGCGCAGATCGTCGACGTCACGCCCAGCCTGTACACCGTACAGATCACTGGCGACGCGTCGAAACTGGACGCTTTCCTGCAGGCTATGGCACCCGTGGGCATTCTCGAAGTAGCACGTACCGGGGTGTCGGGTATTGCACGGGGCGATAAAGTCCTGTCGCTTTAA
- the pssA gene encoding CDP-diacylglycerol--serine O-phosphatidyltransferase encodes MTQDARDQKHGSTQPSETSAADDTLPSSSAKDEDVGNEDLAAAFLRETEVVEEAVEDGKKIRRKGIYLLPNLFTTSALFSGFFAVVAGINGEFTSAAVAIFIAMVLDGLDGRVARMTNTQSEFGAEYDSLADMISFGMAPALVAFTWILQDIGKTGWVVAFLYVACAALRLARFNVQIGSVDKKWFIGLPSPSAAALVAASVWTFHSFDADAFGFKLLMLVVVGAAGILMVSNIRYYSFKDLDFKKPVPFVVLLAVVLGFVMISVEPSVMLLLLFAAYVCSGPILAVMRKAKPKR; translated from the coding sequence ATGACCCAGGATGCTCGCGACCAAAAGCACGGCAGCACGCAGCCTTCCGAGACGTCGGCTGCCGATGACACCCTTCCGTCTTCGTCTGCCAAAGACGAAGACGTCGGCAATGAAGATCTTGCCGCCGCGTTTTTGCGAGAAACCGAGGTCGTGGAAGAAGCCGTCGAAGATGGTAAAAAGATTCGCCGTAAAGGGATCTATCTACTGCCCAACCTGTTCACGACTTCTGCGCTCTTTTCCGGTTTTTTTGCCGTCGTGGCCGGTATCAACGGTGAGTTCACCTCGGCAGCCGTCGCCATTTTCATTGCTATGGTGCTGGACGGTCTGGATGGTCGCGTGGCGCGTATGACCAATACCCAGAGTGAGTTCGGGGCAGAGTACGACAGTTTGGCCGATATGATCTCGTTCGGTATGGCGCCGGCATTGGTCGCCTTCACCTGGATTCTCCAAGATATTGGAAAAACAGGTTGGGTGGTCGCTTTTCTTTATGTCGCCTGCGCTGCGCTGCGCTTGGCGCGTTTCAACGTGCAAATCGGCAGTGTCGATAAAAAATGGTTCATCGGCTTGCCTAGCCCATCGGCGGCGGCGTTAGTGGCCGCTAGCGTATGGACGTTTCACAGCTTCGATGCCGATGCCTTTGGCTTCAAGCTGCTGATGCTCGTTGTCGTTGGAGCTGCAGGGATCTTGATGGTGAGTAACATCCGTTACTACAGCTTCAAGGACTTGGACTTCAAGAAGCCCGTGCCTTTCGTGGTACTGTTGGCGGTCGTACTGGGGTTCGTAATGATCTCCGTCGAGCCGTCGGTCATGCTGCTGCTGCTGTTTGCGGCTTACGTGTGTTCGGGCCCCATCTTGGCCGTCATGCGTAAGGCAAAACCCAAACGCTGA
- the hisC gene encoding histidinol-phosphate transaminase has protein sequence MSQYWSPAIRDLTPYVPGEQPRERVIKLNTNENPYPPAPGVSEALRQYAIDHLRLYPDPTSLSLRETLAKTYGVSVAETFVGNGSDEVLAFAFQAFFCQGAPLDVPSITYSFYPVYANLYGVELRKHSLNDQWEVDLDALASASERAGVIFANPNAPTGHAHPLASIEALLKRVTDRVVLVDEAYVDFGAESAVALIERYPNLLVTGTFSKSRSLAGLRLGYAIGSPELIEGLQRVKDSFNSYPVDSLASVVGIEALKDTQHFDACRNNVITTRERTRQRLEALGFEVLPSKANFLLAQHPDVAGAQLFAGLRERGILVRHFNTDLLNNFLRISIGTDDEMDSFIEALESLCGQ, from the coding sequence ATGAGCCAATATTGGAGCCCTGCCATTAGGGATCTGACGCCTTACGTGCCGGGTGAACAACCCCGCGAACGTGTCATCAAACTCAATACCAACGAAAATCCTTACCCGCCCGCGCCTGGCGTGAGCGAGGCGCTGCGCCAGTATGCGATCGATCATTTGCGTCTTTACCCTGATCCAACCTCGCTGTCGTTGCGGGAAACCTTGGCAAAGACCTATGGCGTTAGCGTAGCAGAAACCTTCGTAGGGAACGGCTCCGACGAGGTGTTGGCCTTCGCTTTTCAGGCGTTTTTTTGCCAAGGCGCTCCGTTGGATGTTCCCTCGATCACCTACAGCTTCTATCCCGTCTATGCCAATTTGTATGGCGTCGAGTTACGTAAGCACTCACTCAACGACCAGTGGGAAGTCGACTTGGACGCTTTGGCGAGCGCCTCTGAGCGTGCTGGGGTAATTTTTGCCAACCCTAATGCGCCAACCGGACATGCCCACCCGCTCGCCAGTATCGAAGCCCTGCTGAAGCGCGTGACGGATCGGGTGGTGTTGGTCGACGAAGCTTACGTCGATTTTGGCGCTGAGAGCGCGGTGGCTCTTATCGAGCGTTATCCCAACCTGCTAGTCACCGGTACGTTTTCGAAGTCGCGCAGCTTGGCCGGGCTTCGCCTCGGCTACGCGATTGGTTCTCCCGAGCTGATCGAAGGCTTACAACGAGTGAAGGACTCGTTCAACTCCTATCCGGTCGACAGCCTAGCCAGCGTCGTAGGTATCGAGGCACTAAAGGATACCCAACACTTCGACGCCTGCCGAAACAACGTGATCACCACCCGGGAGCGCACACGTCAGCGTTTGGAAGCCCTTGGTTTCGAAGTGCTTCCCTCTAAAGCCAACTTCCTGCTGGCCCAGCACCCGGACGTTGCCGGAGCGCAGCTGTTTGCAGGGCTTCGTGAGCGAGGTATTTTGGTACGCCACTTCAATACCGATCTGCTCAACAACTTCCTGCGCATCTCCATCGGCACCGATGACGAGATGGATAGCTTTATCGAAGCGCTAGAGTCCCTATGCGGTCAATAG
- a CDS encoding copper resistance protein NlpE N-terminal domain-containing protein: MQFRSLLAGSAMLALLAGCAAGPTDQRDDAGMTASQANYQGTLPCRNCDGIDLDVTLVGEEMSAPEERTFTLDATYRNHPQTPPDENYAGNWEVLTGTPSDPDATVYELTPNGDGQIYYFQRIDERTLELIDPERRRFENGEMLQLQRQ, from the coding sequence ATGCAATTCAGGAGTTTGCTAGCCGGTTCGGCTATGTTGGCACTGTTGGCGGGCTGTGCAGCTGGCCCAACGGATCAGCGCGACGATGCAGGGATGACAGCATCGCAGGCTAACTATCAAGGCACCCTGCCTTGCCGTAACTGTGACGGCATTGACCTGGATGTTACGCTGGTTGGTGAAGAGATGAGTGCTCCGGAAGAGCGTACGTTCACTCTGGATGCTACCTACCGTAACCATCCCCAGACACCGCCAGACGAGAACTACGCCGGTAACTGGGAAGTGTTGACCGGCACGCCCTCTGACCCCGACGCAACGGTCTACGAGCTTACGCCGAACGGCGACGGTCAGATCTACTACTTCCAGCGCATCGATGAGCGTACTCTGGAGCTGATCGACCCTGAGCGCCGCCGTTTCGAAAATGGCGAGATGTTGCAGTTACAGCGTCAATAA
- the ilvY gene encoding HTH-type transcriptional activator IlvY yields MDFRLLRHVTILADTLHFGRASELCHISPSTLSRSIQQVESELGTRLFERDNRHVTLTPQGITFQRYAKETLEQWETQKRTLAATTEQLSGEISIYCSVTASYSFLYELLSDVRTRHPGIELKLHTGDPADAMSRVLEGADDMAITPRPRIPPSALAFKSLTRSPLLFIAPTDAHAWLPPQPDSSTAEQWQHVPMILSEAGLSREYANTWFKAMGITPRIYAQVAGHEAIVSMVGLGFGVGVVPKIVLDNSPLAERVQILNVKPELPHYDVGLCVLNRRLKNPMIDAFWAAVIPR; encoded by the coding sequence ATGGATTTCCGCTTACTCAGGCATGTCACCATCCTGGCCGATACGCTGCATTTTGGCCGCGCTAGCGAGCTTTGCCATATCAGCCCCTCGACGCTGAGCCGCTCCATCCAACAGGTGGAGAGCGAGCTCGGTACGCGCCTGTTTGAACGGGACAACCGCCATGTAACGCTCACTCCTCAAGGCATCACCTTCCAACGCTATGCCAAGGAGACGCTCGAGCAGTGGGAAACGCAAAAGCGCACACTGGCGGCGACGACGGAGCAGCTCAGCGGCGAGATCAGCATTTACTGCTCCGTCACCGCAAGCTATAGCTTCCTCTATGAACTGCTCAGCGATGTGCGCACCCGCCACCCCGGCATAGAGCTCAAGCTGCATACCGGCGACCCCGCCGATGCGATGTCCCGGGTACTGGAAGGCGCTGATGACATGGCGATCACGCCGCGACCGCGCATCCCGCCCAGCGCACTGGCCTTCAAGTCGCTGACCCGCTCACCGCTGCTATTCATTGCGCCTACCGACGCGCATGCGTGGCTGCCACCGCAGCCGGACAGCTCCACCGCCGAGCAGTGGCAGCACGTGCCGATGATCTTGTCAGAAGCCGGTCTCTCTAGGGAGTACGCCAACACGTGGTTCAAGGCCATGGGCATTACCCCACGGATTTATGCCCAGGTCGCGGGGCACGAAGCCATCGTCAGCATGGTCGGGCTTGGGTTTGGTGTGGGCGTGGTGCCCAAGATCGTTTTGGACAATAGCCCACTGGCAGAGCGCGTGCAGATACTCAATGTCAAACCCGAGCTCCCCCACTACGACGTTGGCCTCTGCGTACTGAACCGGCGGCTCAAAAATCCGATGATCGACGCGTTTTGGGCGGCGGTGATCCCACGCTGA
- a CDS encoding acetolactate synthase 3 large subunit, translating to MELLSGADMIARFLQDEGVEYIYGYPGGAALHIYDALFRQDKVKHILVRHEQAATHAADGYARASGKPGVVLVTSGPGATNAVTGIATAYMDSIPMVVLCGQVMSHLIGDDAFQETDIVGVTRPIVKHSFSIRHPSEIPEVLKKAFYLASTGRPGPVVVDIPKDMTAPTERYEYVYPKKVKLRSYNPVTRGHTGQIKKAVEMMLKAKRPVFYTGGGVVTGKASEGLTDLVKQLGFPITTTLMGIGAYPQSDRQCLGWLGMHGSYESNMAMHHADLIIAIGARFDDRVTNNTSKFCPTAKIIHVDVDPSSVSKTVRADVPIVGPASSVINEMISLVQGNAIAHPDALTDWWQKIDGWRAEREGKLYEPSKAGEALKPQEVIEALCRVTRGEAYVTTDVGQHQMFAAQYYKFDKPNRLITSGGLGTMGFGFPAAMGIKQNFPDDDVVCVTGEGSFQMMMQELSTCKQYGVGVKIVNLNNASLGMVRQWQDLNYKSRHAHSYMESLPDFHMLIEAYGFTAITVTTLDELEPALERAFADKHELVFLDVKVDPHEHVYPMQVPLGAMRDMLLSKTERT from the coding sequence GTGGAACTGCTTTCCGGCGCAGATATGATCGCCCGCTTCTTGCAAGATGAGGGCGTCGAGTACATTTATGGTTATCCCGGTGGTGCGGCGCTGCATATTTATGACGCGCTGTTCCGCCAAGACAAAGTGAAGCACATTCTCGTACGTCACGAACAGGCGGCCACCCACGCGGCCGATGGCTATGCCCGTGCCTCCGGCAAGCCCGGCGTGGTGCTGGTGACCTCGGGCCCCGGCGCGACCAACGCGGTGACGGGCATTGCGACCGCCTACATGGACTCCATTCCCATGGTGGTGCTGTGTGGGCAGGTCATGAGCCACCTGATCGGTGACGACGCCTTCCAGGAAACCGATATCGTCGGCGTCACGCGCCCCATCGTGAAGCACAGCTTCTCGATTCGTCATCCGTCCGAGATCCCGGAAGTGCTGAAAAAAGCCTTCTATTTGGCATCGACCGGCCGTCCTGGCCCGGTGGTCGTCGACATTCCTAAGGACATGACCGCTCCTACCGAGCGCTACGAGTACGTGTACCCGAAAAAGGTCAAGCTGCGCTCGTATAACCCGGTGACCCGTGGCCATACGGGACAGATCAAAAAAGCCGTCGAAATGATGCTGAAGGCCAAGCGCCCCGTATTCTACACCGGCGGTGGCGTGGTGACCGGCAAGGCCAGCGAAGGCTTGACCGATTTGGTGAAGCAGCTGGGTTTCCCCATTACCACCACGCTGATGGGCATCGGCGCGTATCCGCAAAGTGACCGCCAGTGTTTGGGGTGGCTGGGGATGCACGGCTCCTACGAGTCCAACATGGCCATGCACCACGCCGATTTGATCATTGCCATTGGCGCGCGTTTTGATGACCGGGTAACCAACAATACGTCGAAGTTCTGCCCGACGGCGAAAATCATTCACGTCGACGTCGATCCCAGTTCGGTCTCCAAGACCGTGCGTGCTGACGTGCCGATCGTCGGCCCGGCCTCCAGCGTCATCAACGAAATGATTAGCCTAGTGCAGGGCAATGCCATTGCGCATCCTGACGCGTTGACCGACTGGTGGCAGAAGATTGACGGCTGGCGGGCCGAGCGTGAAGGTAAGCTCTACGAGCCTTCCAAGGCTGGCGAGGCGCTGAAGCCGCAAGAAGTTATCGAGGCGCTGTGCCGCGTCACCCGTGGCGAAGCCTACGTCACCACCGACGTAGGTCAGCATCAGATGTTTGCCGCGCAGTATTACAAGTTTGATAAGCCCAACCGCCTGATTACCTCCGGTGGCTTGGGAACCATGGGCTTTGGCTTCCCGGCGGCCATGGGGATCAAGCAAAACTTCCCGGACGACGATGTGGTGTGCGTTACCGGCGAAGGCAGTTTCCAGATGATGATGCAGGAACTCTCCACCTGTAAGCAGTACGGCGTGGGCGTCAAGATCGTCAACCTGAATAACGCATCGCTCGGCATGGTGCGCCAGTGGCAAGATTTGAACTACAAGTCCCGCCATGCGCACTCCTACATGGAGTCGCTACCCGACTTTCATATGCTGATAGAGGCGTACGGGTTCACCGCGATCACCGTTACGACGCTAGACGAGTTGGAACCGGCGCTGGAACGTGCCTTTGCCGACAAGCATGAGCTGGTCTTCCTGGACGTCAAGGTCGATCCCCATGAGCACGTCTATCCGATGCAGGTACCGTTGGGTGCTATGCGTGACATGCTGCTGTCCAAAACGGAGCGTACCTGA
- the radA gene encoding DNA repair protein RadA, producing the protein MAKAKSAFVCTECGAEYRKWQGQCTSCQEWNTLTEVKLASARPGSGTASSGRAGYAGDLSRDVVDLSNVDLSEVPRLTSTFAEFDRVLGGGLVPGSAVLLGGNPGAGKSTLLLQTACKLAQQRRILYVTGEESLSQVAMRAHRLQLPTNGLKMLAETSVETILAVAEREKPEILVIDSIQTMHLEDISSAPGGVAQVRESAAALTRFAKQTHTVLLLVGHVTKDGTLAGPKVLEHMIDASLLLEGGADSRFRTLRGQKNRFGAVNELGVFAMLEQGLKEVKNPSAIFLSRQEQQAPGSLVMVVWEGTRPILVEVQALVDESALGNPRRVAVGVDQNRLAMLLAVLNRHGGLFTGDQDVFLNVVGGVKVLETSADLAVLLAVVSSLQNRALPKELVVFGEVGLSGEIRPVPSGQERIAEAAKHGFLRAIVPRANAPKQAPKGMEVIPVDKLSDALEAL; encoded by the coding sequence GTGGCAAAAGCGAAAAGTGCCTTTGTCTGCACTGAATGCGGTGCAGAGTATCGTAAATGGCAAGGTCAATGTACCAGCTGCCAAGAGTGGAACACGCTCACAGAGGTCAAACTGGCAAGCGCTCGTCCCGGTAGCGGCACCGCATCCAGCGGGCGAGCTGGTTACGCAGGCGATCTGTCGCGCGACGTGGTGGATCTCAGCAATGTCGATTTAAGCGAAGTTCCCAGGCTGACCTCGACCTTCGCCGAGTTCGACCGCGTACTCGGCGGTGGTTTAGTGCCAGGGTCTGCCGTGCTGCTGGGCGGTAACCCGGGAGCCGGTAAATCGACGCTGTTGCTACAAACCGCCTGCAAGCTTGCCCAGCAGCGGCGTATTCTCTATGTCACGGGAGAAGAGTCGCTGTCCCAGGTGGCCATGCGCGCCCACCGCCTGCAGTTACCCACCAATGGCTTGAAGATGTTGGCAGAGACCAGTGTCGAGACCATTCTAGCGGTGGCAGAGCGAGAGAAGCCGGAAATATTGGTCATCGACTCCATTCAAACCATGCATTTGGAGGATATTAGCTCGGCCCCTGGCGGCGTTGCCCAGGTGCGCGAGTCCGCCGCTGCACTGACTCGCTTTGCCAAGCAGACCCATACCGTGCTGCTGCTGGTGGGGCACGTCACCAAGGATGGCACGCTGGCGGGTCCCAAAGTGCTCGAACATATGATCGACGCCTCGCTACTGCTGGAAGGCGGCGCCGACTCCCGCTTTCGCACCCTACGCGGCCAGAAGAACCGTTTTGGTGCCGTCAACGAGCTGGGCGTTTTCGCCATGCTTGAACAAGGCCTCAAGGAGGTCAAGAACCCCAGTGCCATCTTCCTCTCGCGTCAGGAACAGCAGGCGCCGGGCAGCCTCGTCATGGTGGTGTGGGAAGGAACCCGGCCGATCCTGGTCGAAGTGCAAGCCCTCGTCGATGAGTCTGCTCTGGGCAACCCGCGTCGTGTGGCCGTCGGGGTCGATCAGAATCGCCTGGCCATGCTGCTGGCTGTATTGAATCGCCATGGTGGGCTGTTTACCGGGGATCAGGACGTTTTCCTGAATGTGGTAGGTGGTGTCAAGGTGCTGGAAACCAGTGCGGATCTTGCCGTACTGCTGGCCGTGGTGTCCAGCCTGCAGAACCGCGCGCTTCCCAAGGAGCTGGTGGTGTTTGGTGAGGTAGGACTTTCCGGTGAGATACGCCCGGTCCCCAGCGGCCAGGAGCGTATTGCAGAAGCGGCCAAGCACGGTTTTCTTCGCGCCATCGTCCCGCGCGCCAATGCACCCAAGCAGGCCCCCAAAGGCATGGAAGTGATTCCCGTGGATAAATTGAGCGATGCCCTGGAAGCGCTGTAA
- the selD gene encoding selenide, water dikinase SelD, with product MMSSIRLTQYSHGAGCGCKIAPDVLDGILAKAGPAAGHQRLIVGNQGREDAAVYDLGDGRGMIATTDFFMPIVDDPFDFGRIAATNAISDVYAMGGTPVMALGILGWPLDKLGPDIAGDVVAGAQAVCRELGIALAGGHSIDAPEPMFGLAVNGLVDLDHLKLNSQAKPGDLLFLTKPLGVGMLTTAEKRGLLEAGHHGLARETMLKPNAIGVALAQVKGVNAMTDVTGFGLAGHLSEMCSASGVMAEIDFRRLPRLAEAEGYRRQGAVPGGALRNRDALGSALPAMDDAHWQWLCDPQTSGGLLISVDPAWEDDVERIGREHGLTLAPFGTLKAAQGKISIEVVG from the coding sequence ATGATGAGTTCGATTCGCTTGACCCAATATAGCCACGGAGCGGGCTGCGGCTGCAAGATCGCTCCGGACGTACTCGATGGCATTCTCGCCAAAGCCGGGCCTGCGGCGGGGCACCAGCGGCTGATCGTAGGCAATCAAGGTCGTGAAGATGCCGCCGTCTATGATCTGGGCGATGGTCGCGGCATGATTGCGACCACCGACTTTTTCATGCCCATCGTCGATGACCCGTTCGATTTTGGTCGTATCGCCGCAACCAACGCCATTAGCGATGTATACGCCATGGGAGGTACTCCCGTCATGGCGCTGGGCATTTTGGGTTGGCCGCTGGATAAGCTGGGCCCAGACATTGCCGGCGATGTGGTCGCAGGTGCCCAAGCGGTCTGCCGCGAGCTGGGCATTGCCCTGGCCGGTGGACACTCCATCGATGCCCCAGAGCCAATGTTTGGTTTAGCGGTAAACGGCCTGGTCGATCTCGACCATTTGAAACTCAACAGCCAAGCCAAACCCGGCGATCTGCTGTTTCTGACCAAACCGCTCGGTGTCGGCATGCTCACCACGGCCGAAAAGCGCGGACTGCTGGAAGCTGGGCACCATGGTCTCGCTCGGGAAACCATGCTCAAACCCAACGCCATCGGGGTCGCGCTCGCTCAAGTGAAGGGCGTCAATGCCATGACGGACGTGACCGGGTTTGGTTTGGCGGGTCATCTCAGTGAAATGTGTAGTGCCAGTGGCGTGATGGCCGAGATCGATTTTCGTCGCCTGCCTAGGCTCGCCGAGGCGGAAGGTTACCGTCGCCAAGGCGCCGTGCCTGGTGGTGCCTTGCGTAATCGTGACGCACTGGGGAGCGCGCTACCGGCGATGGATGACGCCCACTGGCAGTGGCTATGCGACCCGCAGACCTCTGGTGGCCTGCTGATCAGTGTGGATCCCGCCTGGGAAGATGACGTAGAACGTATTGGACGCGAGCATGGGCTCACGCTAGCGCCGTTCGGCACCCTCAAAGCAGCCCAGGGCAAGATAAGCATCGAGGTCGTTGGATGA
- the mnmH gene encoding tRNA 2-selenouridine(34) synthase MnmH, translating to MTLSTTPASLELIAANIPLIDVRAPVEFAQGSLPGAVNLPLMVDEERHQVGIAYKQQGQQAAIALGERLVSGEVKQARIAAWQQYLAQHPEAIVYCFRGGLRSKIAQQWLADTGVHRPRIEGGWKALRQRLCQRIDEAARQPMLVIAGLTGCAKTALIHRLPNGIDLEACANHKGSAFGRQPEEPTTQIDFEHALAQRLIGQTGKLVFEDESRQIGNANIPLEVWYALQRAPRIRIEMPLDWRLDQLRRDYIEALEQGYAARFGPEEGRRRMQRQLSSALERLAKRLGNARLQRLQRLQAMAFRAHAAGDIQAHEAWLAPLLTEYYDPLYRYHLEKQQNSRPAELFVGDWESCLAAARQWST from the coding sequence ATGACGCTGTCGACCACGCCAGCCTCTCTTGAACTGATTGCAGCGAACATACCGCTGATCGATGTGCGCGCCCCAGTTGAGTTTGCCCAAGGCAGCCTTCCGGGGGCGGTCAATTTGCCGCTGATGGTAGACGAAGAGCGCCATCAGGTTGGCATTGCTTACAAACAGCAGGGCCAACAGGCCGCCATTGCGTTAGGTGAGCGGCTGGTCAGTGGTGAGGTGAAACAAGCCAGGATCGCTGCTTGGCAGCAGTACTTGGCCCAGCACCCAGAGGCGATCGTTTACTGCTTTCGCGGCGGGCTACGCTCGAAAATTGCTCAGCAGTGGCTGGCCGATACTGGAGTTCATCGTCCGCGTATCGAGGGAGGTTGGAAGGCGCTTCGCCAACGGCTTTGCCAGCGAATCGATGAAGCCGCTCGCCAACCCATGCTGGTGATCGCCGGGCTGACCGGTTGCGCGAAGACTGCACTGATCCATCGACTGCCCAATGGGATCGATTTGGAAGCCTGTGCCAATCACAAAGGCTCTGCGTTTGGCCGACAGCCCGAGGAACCCACGACGCAAATCGACTTCGAGCATGCCTTGGCCCAGCGTTTGATAGGGCAGACGGGCAAGCTCGTCTTTGAGGATGAGTCGCGGCAAATCGGCAACGCCAACATTCCGCTAGAGGTTTGGTACGCCCTGCAGCGCGCGCCGCGTATTCGCATCGAGATGCCGCTCGATTGGCGACTAGATCAGTTGCGTCGCGACTATATCGAAGCGCTAGAGCAGGGCTATGCAGCGCGCTTTGGCCCGGAAGAGGGACGACGACGTATGCAGCGCCAACTGTCGAGCGCCCTGGAACGGCTGGCCAAGCGCCTGGGCAATGCGCGTCTACAGCGCCTGCAGCGTCTGCAGGCCATGGCGTTCAGAGCTCATGCCGCTGGCGATATCCAGGCCCATGAGGCGTGGCTCGCCCCGCTACTCACCGAGTATTACGACCCGCTTTACCGTTACCACCTGGAAAAGCAGCAGAACAGTCGGCCCGCAGAGCTCTTCGTGGGCGATTGGGAGAGCTGTCTTGCCGCTGCGCGGCAGTGGAGTACTTAA
- the ilvC gene encoding ketol-acid reductoisomerase, whose amino-acid sequence MHVYYDKDCDLSLIQAKKVTIVGYGSQGHAHANNLKESGVDVTVALRKGSSSAAKAEAAGLKVASVPEACKTADLVMILAPDENQKAIYEQEVEPNLKEGATLAFAHGFNIHYNQIEPRKDLDVIMIAPKAPGHTVRSEFVKGGGIPDLIAIHQDASGSAKELALSYAAGVGGGRSGIIETTFKDETETDLFGEQAVLCGGAVELVKAGFETLTEAGYAPEMAYFECLHELKLIVDLMYEGGIANMNYSISNNAEYGEYVTGPEVINDESRAAMRNALKRIQTGEYAKMFIQEGNTNYPSMTARRRLNAEHEIEQVGAKLRGMMPWIAANQLVDKSKN is encoded by the coding sequence ATGCACGTTTATTACGATAAAGATTGTGACCTTTCTCTCATTCAGGCTAAGAAAGTCACCATCGTGGGTTATGGCTCGCAAGGTCATGCGCATGCTAACAACCTGAAAGAGTCGGGCGTCGACGTCACCGTTGCCCTGCGCAAAGGCTCCTCGTCTGCAGCAAAAGCCGAAGCGGCTGGCTTGAAAGTCGCCAGCGTACCGGAAGCGTGTAAAACCGCTGACCTCGTCATGATTCTGGCGCCGGACGAAAACCAAAAGGCGATTTACGAGCAGGAAGTCGAGCCGAACCTGAAAGAAGGCGCAACCCTGGCGTTCGCCCACGGCTTCAACATTCACTACAACCAGATCGAGCCGCGCAAAGACCTCGACGTGATCATGATCGCGCCGAAAGCGCCGGGCCACACCGTTCGCTCTGAGTTCGTCAAGGGCGGTGGTATTCCGGATCTGATCGCTATTCACCAAGACGCGTCAGGCAGCGCCAAAGAACTGGCACTCTCCTATGCGGCCGGTGTCGGCGGTGGCCGTAGCGGTATCATCGAAACGACCTTCAAAGACGAGACCGAAACCGACCTGTTCGGTGAACAAGCGGTCCTGTGTGGCGGTGCGGTCGAACTGGTAAAAGCGGGCTTCGAGACGCTGACCGAAGCCGGTTATGCCCCGGAAATGGCTTACTTCGAATGTCTGCATGAGCTCAAGCTCATCGTCGACCTGATGTACGAAGGCGGCATCGCCAACATGAATTACTCCATCTCCAACAATGCCGAGTATGGTGAGTACGTGACGGGGCCTGAGGTCATCAACGATGAGTCTCGCGCGGCGATGCGTAATGCTCTTAAGCGTATCCAAACCGGTGAATACGCCAAAATGTTCATTCAGGAAGGCAACACCAACTATCCGTCCATGACGGCTCGTCGTCGCCTGAATGCGGAACACGAGATCGAGCAGGTCGGTGCCAAGCTGCGCGGCATGATGCCGTGGATTGCTGCTAACCAGCTCGTCGATAAGTCCAAGAATTAA